CAGCGTGAATTCCCGGACCGTCGCCAGCCGCGAAAGCTGGACTGAGCGAACACGATAACCTAAACCGCGGGGGCGGCGGGATCGGGCGAATGCCCGGGTCCGCCGCCCCCGCGGCGTTGGTCGCGGTCCAGAGTTCACCGACGCGGTGGGTGGGGTTGTGCGTTGTGCCAGGGGAGGCCCAGGGCTGATGGCTCAAAGTTCCGGGGAAGTTTGGGTCTTGACATAGAATGTGGAGGTGTTCTTCAGGCGTGACGTATCTCCCGGAGTAATCAGGAGATGGTACAGCCTGTGTTCGACCGGGCGGCGGCGTTACAGGAGTTGAGTCGGTGTTCCCTCGGGCACCGGGCGCGGACCGCACGGCTGGTGCGGATGGCCCACTTGTTGTCCGCTGAAGCGGCCGGGCGTTCACTCCCGGATCCTCACCCGGGCCGACTACGACGCCGGGTTGAACCTCATGAACCAGCCGACGGTGACCCAGTCCGCCGTCCTCGGGCCCACTACCAGGCCACCCGGGAGCGGATGGAGCGGTGCCCGGGGGTCGCGCTGATCATTTCGGATACGACCGAACTGGATGACTCGGGCCTGCGGGTCGCGTGCCTCGGGCCGATCGGGAATGGGGGCGGGCGGGGGTTCGAGTGCCATAACTCGGTCGCCATCCACCTCGACACCGGCGATCTCCTCGGGCTGACATCCCAGATCCTCCACGTCCGCGAGACGGACGCTCAGATCCAAGCCGCCCGGGCGGCGACGGGGTCCAAGGGGGGTCCAAGGGGTCCGGCCGCGGGGGCCGTCGATCGGACGAAACGGCGGCCGAGCGGCGGGCCCGGGCGAGCCGGGAGTCGCGGCTGTGGGTCCGGGGGTGCGAGGCGCTCGGGCCGGTGCCCCCGGGGAAGGTGTGGGTCGACGTGTGCGATCGGACGGCCGACACGTTCGAGTTCCTCCAGTGCATGGGTCGGGCGGACCGCCGGCACGTCGTCCGGTCGAAGCACAATCGGACCCTGGCCGGGGACGACGCGGGGGCGTTGTCCGTAGTCGGCGGCGGGGACGAATCCCCGCGGTTGCTGCACGACGCCCTCCGATCGCGACCGGAGGTGCGGACGTAGGAGGTCACGGCCCGGACGAACCACGGGCAGACGGCTCGGACGGCGGCGGTGCGGATGGCCTGGATGCCGGTCCGCCTCCGGTCCGCCTCCGGGCTCCTCAGGTCCACAAGGGCGACCACGACGACACCCCGGTCGACGCCTGGGCGATCCGGGTGTGGGAGCCGGAGCCCCCGCCCGGGGCGACCGACCCGCTCGAGTGGTTGCTGCCGGTCCAGCGGGTGTACATCCCTAAGCGGACGGGAGGTTGCGGCCGTTGGGGATTCCGACGATCCGCGATCGAGTGGCTCAGCCGGTGTGACGAGGGGCGAGCGATGCTTCCATCGCTCGCCTACTCTACTGAACTCTGTGGCTAGAGGTTTGTTCTTATTTCCGGCCCGGTGCCTTGTTCGCCTCGTCCGTGTCGATCAACCCGTCGCCGTCGGTATCCAGTTTGTCGAACACGTTGGGCGGGCCGGTGAACTCCCGTCGCGACACATCACCGTCGCCGTTCCGGTCCATTGCGCGGAACCAGGATGGGCCGCCGCGGAGGTCGGTTCCGAATGACTCCGGGTAGCCGCGGCTGGCTGCGGCCAGGAGCGATCGCGGGAGCTTGTTTCTGTCCAGGGCTCCGTCCGTCAGGCAACCGACGGCCTGGAGGTTCTTCCACGCGCGGCGGAGTTCCCGGACCGACAATGCCCCGTCGTGGTTGGTATCCAACAACTCGAACAATCCGGTGCCGCCGTCGAGGACTGTTAGCAGAACCTGGCCCGACGAGATCTGGTCCTGGAGGTCGAGCCAGGCGTCGAGTTCTTTTCGGTCGAGTTTCTTGTCGCCATCGCGGTCGGCCAGCGGCGTGAGCCACGACAGGCTGCCGCGCCGCGGGCGGGTGATTTCCATCCCGTCGCCGTCGTCGGCCGCGCTGGTCAACAATGCCGTCATCTGCCGGCGGGCGGTCGCAGTCGCCTCCGGCATCTTGCCGGCCGTTGCCCAGCCCTCGAAGCGCAAACGCTGGCCGGCAAAAACGAAGCGGTCCACACCCGTTTTCGGCCCGTTCAGCCGGACGATCCACCGGCCGTCAGGCTCCTGGTCACGCCATGCAGTCAGTTCCGCGGCTGTGAGTTTTCCGTCGTGATCGGCATCGAGCCGGGCGAATGTGGCCGTGTCGAAACCAGCTTCCGCGGCCGTGAGGTGGCCATCACCGTCGCGGTCCAACCGGCCGACGACGGTTGCGGCCCAATGAACATCGCCGGCATCGGTGGGCAGCAAGATCATTGGCACCTTGGCCAGCGCCTCGGGAATCGGCCTGTCGGCCGACGGCGGCGTAAGTAGAGTCGTCCCGGCGGCCCCAGGGTAAACGGCTTTCGGAACGAGTTCGCCGACGCCGATCAGTTCGTCGTCGTTCTTGTCCAGTTTTTTCAATACGTCGGCAGCGGCCAGCCATTCCTTCTCGGTGACTTTGCCGTCGCCGTTCGTGTCCAGGTGCTTGAGGAGCGCGTCCGTCAGTTCCGCGCTCACGGGCAACCGGCCGACTCCGATGTGGGCATTCCCGGCACCGGCCCTCCGGTAGAAACGGGCCAGTTCGGCAGGCGTAACCTTGCCGTCGCTGTCACCGTCCAGATCGGCGAACGCGGGCGACGCCCCGACCGGGGGCGTAAACCCGCTGCTCATCGCGTGGCGGAGGGCGATGGTGGACGGCAAAAGGGCTGCTTCCGTGGTATCGAGAACACCGTCCGCGTTCCGATCGAAGTAGGCGTGCAGACGGGCAAACGTCTGGTCCCAGATCGCGGAAACAGGTTTGCCGTCGACCTCGACGCGGATTTGCACGCGGGCCGCTTTGCCGTCCCCGAACAGGACGAGTTCCAGCGGGGCTGTGGACCGCGGCGACGGCGCGGTAAGCGGGGCCGCGGCGGACACACGTTCCGCCGCGGCGAGGATCGTGACGATGGCGAGCAGGCGGGTCACAGGATCTCCTTGATCGGCTTGGCGGCCGGGTCGGCGATCCGGATGGGCCGGCTCACGTTCGACATGTTCTGTTTCATCGGATCGATGCCGACGGCCTTGACCACGGTGGCGATCAGGTCCGGCGTCCGCGTCGGGTCGCCGTCGACCGCCATGCCGTCCTTGGTGGTCTTCCCAACCACCTGCCCGCCCTTGATCCCGCCCCCGGCCATGACGGCCGCCCACGACGCGGGCCAGTGGTCGCGACCGGTGTTCCCGTTGATCTTCGGCGTGCGCCCGAATTCGCCCTGGCAGACGACGAGCGTGTCTTGAAGCAGCCCGCGCTCCTTGAGATCGGTCAAGAGGGCGGAGAACGCCGCGTCGAGGTTGCCGCAGAGCCGTTCGACGGAAGTGAAGTTGTTCTGGTGCGTGTCCCAGCCGTCCAGCGTCACCTCGACGAACGAGACTCCCCGCTCGACCAGCCGACGGGCGAGCAAACACCCCTGGCCGAACGTGGTGCGGCCGTAGGTGTCGCGAAGGGTATCCTTCTCGTCTTCGAGGCGGAAGGCGGCGGCCGCTTCCGGTCGCATGAGCCGGACGGCCCGGTCGGTGGCCGCTTTCAGGGTGTCCGCGACCGGGCTACCGCGGCCCGATTCAAAATCCCTTTCCAGCCCCGAGAGCAGATCGAGCCGTTTCGTCTGGCTCGCGGCAGACACGTCGGCCGGGAGGCTCAAGTCCGGCACCTTGAGATCGTCGGCTCCCATAGCCGGTCCGGGACGACCCCGACCGCCTCCGACGACGAGCGGCGAGAACCGCGGCCCGAGGAAGCCGCCCCCGATCGCGGCCTCGCCCCCGTTCGCCCGGCCGCCGATGCTGACGAAGCCGGGCAGGTCGGTGTCCGGGTCGGCGAATTCGTGGGAGACCAACGACCCGATGGCCGGGAACTGGATCGCGCCCTGGGGAGCATACCCGGTCAGGCTAACGAACCGTGCCCGGCCGTGATCTCCTTCCTTGGTCGCCATGGAGCGGACGATCGCCATCTCCTTCATCTGTTTGGCGACCTTCGGCAAGTGTTCACCGATGCGAACGCCGGGGACGGCCGTGGCGATTTCCTTGAACGGGCCGCCGTTCTCGTGGCCGGGCTTGAGATCCCACAAGTCGATGGTCGCGGGACCGCCGTTCAGCCACAGAAGGATGACGGACTTGTGCCGCTTCGGAGCCCCGGCGGTGTTGGCCGCCAGGGCTTGCAGCCAACCCGACTGCGAGACTCCAACAGCCCCGACGGCCGCCAGGCGCAGCCAGTCACGGCGGGACAGACGGAATGAACCGGACATGCGGACTTCCTCTCGGGGATTAGTGGTTGGTGTTGAATTCGGTGCTGTTGAGGAGAGCCCAGAACACGTCGGCCAGCGCCCGGTTGGTGTCACCGTTCTTGCTCTCGACATGGGCGATCATGGTCGCCGCTTCTTTCGTCGTCGGCTTGCGGCCCAAGACGGCGACAAACAGCGTTTCGATCTTGCCCGCGGTATCGAGGAACGGGGCGTCGGTCGCGCCGGCGAGGGTCGGGCTCTTCGCGGGGTTTGTCAGGTCGCTCGTGAGTCGCCCGTTCATCATCGACAGGGCTTGAACGATCGACCGCTCGGCCGAAACCGACCACTCAATGTGGAATTGAGCGGCAAACCGTTTGCGGGCGTCGAGCCCCTGGCCGTGGCCCGTGTCGTCCCGCTCGGGAGGCAGGCCGGCGGCGGTCCGCAGGCTGTCGTACAGTTGCTCGCCGGTGAGCCCGCGCACCGGCATCTTGGCGAAGTATTGCGGGTCGGTCGTCCCGCCTTCCGGCAGCGTGGCCGAGAGTTGGTAGATCTTGGCCTGGGCCAATGCCCGGGTCAGGTACTTGAGGTCGTAACCGCTGGCCACGAAGGCGTTGGCCAACTCCCCGAGCAGTTCCGCGTGTCGGCCGGTGCTGCCGGTCTCGCCGCTGAGGTCGTCGAGCGGTTCGACAAGAGCAGTACCGTACATCTGGGCCCAGAGGCGGTTGACCACGTTCCGGGCGAAGTACGGGTTGTCCTTGCCCGTGACCCAACCGGCCAGGAGTTGACGGCCGGTGTCGGCCGCGAGGGCGTCGGGCCATTTGACCGGCGTGCCGTCGATGATCTCCGCCGAGACCATCCGCTTGGTATTCGGGATGGAGAGTTGGGGCGCGGCCGTCATCCCCTTCTTCCCGGTATTCGACGAGATGAAGAACGCGGCCGTCTGCCAGAACTGGTCGCGGGTCCAGCGGGCGAACGGGTGGTCGTGGCACTGGGCGCAGTCGAGGTTGACGCCGAGGAAGGCCCGCGTCGCGTTGGCCGCGAGGTTTTCGGGTTTGTTCTCGCTGGCGGCGAAGAACGACGCCGGCGTGACCGCCCCGCGGCGGGCGGCCGACGGAATGTCCCCGGCCACGGGAGCGGTCAGAAGTTCCCGCACCAGGCGATCGTAAGGCGTGTTTTCCTGCAACCGGACCGCTACCCACGCCTCGAACTCGTCCGCGAGCCGGGCGAACTCGGGGGTGTCGGCCTGGGGCACCCAGGTCCGCCGCCAGGTCGTCGCCATGTGACGGGTGTGGCCGCCGGAATCGATCAGGCGGTCAATCAGCTTGATCCGCTTGTCCGGCGACTTGTCGGCCAGGAAGGCATGCGTTTCCGCAACGGTCGGTACGCGGCCGATGAGGTCGAGGGATGCCCGGCGGAGGAACGTGCCGTCGTCCGCCGGGGCTGCGGCGCGGACACCAGCCTTCTCCCATTCGGTTGCAAACCGTTGGTCGATGCGGGCGGCCAACGCGGCCGGATTCGGCGGGTCGCCTGCGGCAGCCGTCATCGGGACGGCCAACGCGGCAGCTAACAAAAGCAGAAATCGCTGACACGGTCTCATGGCGTTGGCAGTCTCCTGGGCACCGGATGTCGGCGGAGTGAATCGGACTGTTAGAAGTCGTCTAGAGCGAGTACGCGCCCGTCGTCGCGCAAGGTCAACAGGGCGAACGTCAAGCCGTCGAGCTTGTCACCGACGAACCGAACTGAACCGTCGCACATCAGGATGTTGGCTCCGTTTGCGTGGAACCCGTAGATGCCAAACTGGTTGTTGCAGTTCACCGAGCAGTCGGTGGCGTCGCCGTGGGCCGGCGTGTTGCCGTCCGACCGGGCCGCGGGGCCGAACGCGATCGAGCCGTACCCGGCCCACATCCCGCGGGCGTTCGAGGTCATGCCGAAGAGGTCGTCCTTGCCTTGTTGCTTCCCGTTCCGCCAGGTCTGGGGCCGGCCGGCTTGTTCGATCAACAGGAGCGTGCAGCCAAGGCCGTCGGTGATCTTGGCAAGCGGCAGGTAGACGTCGTCGGTCATAGCCTGCCGCTGGTTCGAGATCATCTGGTCGACCAAACCGGTGTTTAAGCCGTAACCGCCGCGCGGCAGGAGAAGTCCATTCGACGTGATGTAATCGTTCACGCCGCCGTTCACGGTCAGGAGGCTGTCTTTATCCGGATTCTCGGACTTGCCCGAGGCTTGAGATTTCATCGTCAAGGTGCGGTTCGGCGGGGAGGCCGGGCAGACGAAGGCTTTCACTTGCGTCTCGACGGCCGCCTTGTTGCCCGGGTCGTAACAGTCGAGTTTGAAGCTGTAGCTTTTTGCCAGATCGGCCTCACCGATGTGCGGGAGGAGGTACGGCCCCCAGCCGCCCTTGGTGCCGCTCTGGAAGCCCGTCCGCCGGGGCGGGAAGCCGCCGTTGGCTTTCTCGAATTCGAGGCAGCCTTGACCGAGTTTCCGCAGGTTCTCCTGGCACTGAGCCCGGGCGGCGTCCGCCCGCGCGGCTTGCACGACCGGGAGGACGAAGCCGACGACCAGACCGAGCATGCCGACGACGATCGCTAATTCGACCCGACTAAATCCGGCCCGGAAGCAGGGTGCCATTTCCGTCCGCATCGTTCGCTCCTGATGTCGAAGGTTCGGAGTGTTCAGATTCGATGGTTAGTTGAGCCGGAACGGTTCGAGGTCGTTGCCACCGTCCTGTAAGTGGACGGGAACCCGCCGTACACGCCCTCGTAGTTGTGGAACGCGAGGCCGATCTGTTTCATATTGTTCTGACAACTCGTCCGCGCGGCGGCCTCGCGAATCTTCTGCACGGCGGGCAGAAGGAGCCCGATCAGGATTGCGATGATGGCGATCACGACCAGCAATTCGATCAGCGTGAAGCCGCGGCGGGCGTGTCGACTCATGGTGTCGGTCCAGGTGTGGGTCGCAGTTGTTGGCAGCTACTATCGTCCGGCCACGGGAGTCTCCCGCGTCTTGTGACTGACGAGCTAAAAGCGAAATCAGTGCCGAGTTCACTGGCAGGAAGATTTGCGGGCTTTTCAGCAGAAGTTTGAGCGAAATGAGGGTTCTATCCGGCGCGGATTGATCAAGGCGTGTCCGGTCGTGGTCAGGAAGTGGCCAGGCAAATCGATCCCGTACAATATCCATCCGGCTGCATAGATTGGCTCCGGGCTGCACGTCCCGCGAGCTTTCAGGAGGTCCGTCATGTCGTTTCGGTTCGCGGTCGCTACCTGTCTCGTCGCCTTTGTTGCAACCGGGTCAGTCCGCGGCGATGATAAGCCGGTGCCCACCGGTCTCGTATCCAAAAATCGTGTCCAACTCAATCTGGCGGGTGCAGAACTGATCGTGGCCGCGGCCAAGGAGAAGGCGGCGGCGAGCGGTTGGAAGATGAACGTCGCCGTGGTGGACGATGGCGGGCATCTCCTCGCGTTCGCCCGGATGGACGGTGCCCGCCCCGCGAGCGTTGCCACGGCGATGACCAAGGCGGCCTCCGCGGCGACGTTCCGGCAGGAGACGGGGCCGCTGCCGCCGAAGGGCGAGCCCGACTTACTCCTGAACCTCAGCCTGCAAAACGCGGCCGCCGCGAACGGCGGCAAACTCACATCCCTCAAGGGCGGCATCCCCATCGTGATCGACGGCCAGGTGGTCGGGGCCGTCGGCGTGGCCGGTGGGAACGGCGAGCAGGATACCGAGGTCGCGAAAGCTGGAGCCGAAGCGTTGCTGACAGCGGTTGGTGCCAAGAAGCCGTAGGTGGTTGGCCCGTTGTGCATCGAAGCCGCAAACGAACATTATCCAGGTACATGAATGGACGCGCCGCCGGAAGATCCACGGGTTCGGTTCGCCGCGGAGCGAACACTCCTCGCCTGGGTCAGAACCGGGCTGGCGATGATGGGCTTCGGCTTTGTCGTCGCGCGGTTCGGGCTGTTTCTGAAAGAATTATCGCCGGCTGCCGGTCAACCAGTCGGGCCGACCGGTCCGTCGATGGCCATCGGCGTCGTGTTTATCCTGATCGGCGTAATTGTCTGTCTGCTCTCGTGGTGGGAATACCGGACCGTCCTTCGCCGGATCGACCGCCGGGAACCGTACCAGCCGCCGATCATTTCGCTCGGCTCGATCATTGCACTCGCTCTGGCCGCACTCGGAGTCGCGATGGTGGCTTACCTGATTCAGCTGTGAAGGATGAGCATTTCGGCGCAACTTGATAAGATCGAGAAGATGACGCTAATGGTTACCGTGGCACAAATTCTCCATCGTGCTACTGGCGAATTCTTCTGCCCGACCTGATGCGTGTCGGGAAGTTTACGAGAAGATTTCGTCACGCGTGTGAACCTGTTTCGTAGCCGTGTCGTCAATTCGGTTCGGCCAACTGTCTGTTGGGCTGTTAGTGAGCCCGGGTGGTCGGGTATTCCTCTCTGTGACCGTGTACGTCCGTTTCTATCGGAGGACAGCCACGAATGGCTTCCACTTCCAACGACTCTCGACCTAAATCCTCGCCCGGTTCTGGTTTAACCCGAGCCGAGTTGAGTATCATCCTTCTCCTCGCGGCCGTAAACTTTACCCACATTGTTGACTTCGTGATCATCATGCCGCTCGGCGACCGGCTGATGCGCGAACTCGACATTTCCCCGAGCCAGTTTTCTTGGATCGTTTCCACTTACGGCATCGCGGCGTGCGTTGCCAGTATTTTGGCCAGTTCCATCGTGGACCGATTCGACCGAAAAACAGTTCTCTTGACGAGCTACGCCGGCTTTTGCGTCAGCACACTACTCTGCGGGCTCTCGCCGAACTATGTGATGGTCGTGGCCGAGGCCATTCGGTCTCTCGACGCGAGTAACCTTCTCAACGGACGAGCCCCGAACTACGAACTCTTGCTCGTGGCGCGAGGATTGGCCGGGATGTTCGGCGGGTTGGCGGCCGGGGCTATCATGGCCGTGATCGGGGACACGTTCGCGCCCGAGCGGCGCGGGCGGGCGACGGGCGCGATTATGTCCGCGTTCGCCGTGGCTTCGATTTTCGGCCTGCCGATCGGATTGATCCTGGCGAACGAGTACGGTCGCGGGGCTCCGTTTATCACCCTCGCGGTCGCCGGCGCGGCGGTCTGGTTCCTCGTTTGGTTCCGCTTGCCTAGCATGCGCGGGCACATGGCCGGCGGCTATCCGCGTCCCACGCGAGAGTTCCTTTTGGTGGCCCTGAACCCGAACCACGTCAAAGCCTTCGCGTGTACTCTGGCGATGGTCCTCGGGACGTTCACGATCATTCCGTTTCTCGCGCCGTACATGACCGCCAACGCGGGGCGGCGGGAAAGCGATTTGCCTTACATCTATGGCGTGGCTGGCGTTTGCACCCTGGTGAGCATGAACGTGATCGGCTGGCTCGCGGACCGGATCGGCAAGCCGCCGGTCTTTTATGCGATGGCCAGCATGTCGGTGGTGATGACCCTGGTCGTGACGAACCTGCCGCCCGTCCCGCTCTATGGGGCGATCGTCGTCGCGAGCCTGTTCATGGTGAGTGCGTCCGGTCGGATGGTGCCGGCGCAGGCCACGATTATCGGGTGCGCGAAACCCCACGAGCGCGGGGCGTTCGTCAGCCAGAACACGGCCGTCCAGCACTTCGCGACCGGCTTGGCGCCGTTGATTAGCGGCTTAATCATGGGCCACGGTGAGGATAAAAGCCTTACCGGCTACCCGATCGTTGGCCTGGTCGCGGCGTGCTTCGGGATCGCGTCGCTGGCCCTTTTCAGTCTGCTGAAGCCGGCTCCCGGTCCGCAGTCCGTATCGCAGACTCCTTCGGCTGCCGAAGGGGAGCAGACTAAAAGCGCGCAGACCGATGGCGGATCAACCAAGAGCGGGCCGACCGAAGGCACGCAAACGGTGGAAGCGGAGCCCGTGGCCGCGGCCTGACAAAACACCGGAGCCCGCGGCCAAAACCGCGGGCTCCGGTGTTAAACTTCCTGTCTGTACAATTCACTCGGCGATCGGGCAGCGGAAATAGAGTTCACCCTGCCGCTTCCCGCCCTGTCCCTTCAGGGTCACAGTCAGGTCCGCCTCGCGAACGGCACTCGTTGCGGGTGGTGTTAAAACGAAGCGCACTGCGGACCGGCTGCTGTTCGTCGCCTGATCCGTCTCCTTTTTCACGCCCCACGACGGCGGCACGATCAAATCCACGTCGCCAGCGGTCTTGCCATCGAGCGTGACCGTGAGCGTCGTCGGCGCTCGTCGGGCTATCATCTGGGGTGGCGTGTCGAGCGAGACGGCCGGCTTGCCCAGTTCCTTCGCCAGTTGCTTTTCCCCGCCATCGTAAAGCAGCAGGAGCGGGTCTTCGGTGACGCCCAGGGTGACGCCCGATTTATTAGCGTCGAGCGTCCGCCGGCTGCCGTCGGCCCGCACGATCCGCACCTGCTCGACCCCCGGCAGTGGTATGAACACGTCCTGGCGGCCCTTGTCCTTCCACAGCACCTGGAGCGCGCGGCCGTCGCGGTCGCGGAAATAGAAGGCGTGGACGCCGTCAGGGTAAAGCCGTTCCTCGACGAACTTCTTGATCGAGATGGCGTTCACCGTGTTGTAGTACGCCACGGCGTCGAGCCGGGGGCAGTAACGGTTGTACCGGCAGTCGAAGACGTTGTGCGAGTCGCCGGAACTGCCATAAGACTTGGCGTCCGCGTCCGGGTAAATCAGCCCGAACCACGACGCGCTCGCCCCGCCGGCGGCGAAGAAGGTGGCAAACTTCTTGGTCAGATCGACAGCTACCGTGTGGCGGGGCAGACCCTGGCTGTTTAACCCGAGTTCCGTCGACCAGATCGGCTTGACCTGGCCGTACTTCTTCATGAGTTCGTGATACTCCCCAATCGTCCTGCGGATGTCCGCGGGCGTCTCGTAAATGTGGAAGTCGTAGGCGTCGCACCACTGGCCGTAGCCGGCCTTGAAGTACTCCTCGTTCGGCTCGACGGACGTCGCGACGACGGTCACCTGCGGGGCGACCTTCTTGATCTCTTCGTACACGATCTTGTACGCTGCCACGTTCGCCTGGACTCGCTCGCCCGTTCCGTGCGGTTCGTTGCCGAGGTTCACGATCAGCGGGCGGTACTTGCCGTACTTTTCGACGAAGTTGCGGACGCCCTGGCGGAGGGCTTTCTCGTCGTAATCCTTCTTGCCACTCTCGATCGTGGCGATCGGGGTGCCCGTGAGGACGCCCATGCCGAGCTTTTCGCAAAGCTCGATGTTGGGTGCCTCCGGCGGGTATGGCGGCTTGGCCGACCACCCGCCCCAGACGCCGCAGGTGCGGATGCCGAGGCGGTCCGTGAGTTGGAAGTATTCGGTGAAGCGGTTGTCCCAGTTCCGGCTGGTGAACGGCACCTCTTCGGGCTTGAACTTCTTGGTCTCGGCTTCCGGCAGGATCGCCAACGAGGTGAAGTTCCGGAACGGTTCGCCGCCTTCCAGCGGGATCGCCGCGTGCAGCTCGTAGTACCGGCCGACTTCCAGCGCCAAGGGTCCGAGGTCGATGGTCGCCTCGTAGGCGAGTCGGTTGTCCTTCTTGCCTGCCCGCTGCAAGGTCGCGGTCGCGGGGCGAGATTGCTCGGCCCCCCAGTAGTCCCGGACTTCCCAGGTCATCGCCAGTTGTTCGTCGCGGAGCGGCTTGGTCGCCTCGACGGTCACGTTGACCCGCCGCGGGTCGTCGGGAAAAAGTAAATTACCGAGTCGGGCCGTGGAGAAGAGGAGCCGCGAGATCCGGTCGTCTTTGCGCGGGGCCGGGGCGAGGTAAGCGGCCGAGAGGTCGTCGAGCCAGAAGCGGCCATGCGTTTTGTCGAGTCGGACCTGGAAGCGGGCGGCAGTTACGCCCTTGGGCAGGTCGACCTGCTTCTTGATCGGCTGCCAGTCCCGCTTCCCAAACTGTTCGGCCAGGGTGATGCGTTCGACGACTTTCCCCGCGGCGTCGAGGGCTTCCAGGTCGACCGCGCCGCGGTACGAGTTGTCCGAAGAATTCAGGTCGGCTTTGCACGCGAGACTGATGGCCCACCGCCCCGGCGCGACGGCGAAGGTCGGGCTGGTGACGGTACAGGGGCGGTCGATCTCTTCGAGCGACCGGGTGAGGACCAGCGAACGGCTGCCCTGGGCGGCGGTGCCCGAATCGATGGCGACGTTCCCTTGCGTCGCCCAGCCCTCGGGCAACTTGGTCAGCCCCTCGAAATCGGCCTTGAACGCGGCTGGCTGGGCGAAGACGGGCAACAGGCACTCGGCCCGCATGTCCGCGAGGAGGACGGTCGGTTGCTTCGTTTTCTCGTCCGACTTATCGGACACCGAAAGGGCGATCTGGGACAGCGGCCCGTGCCACTTCCCGTCGTTGGCCCCGCCCCAGTGTTCGCCACCGGCGATCTCGGTCGGCTTGATCGTCAGGTCGTGCCACTGACCGTCCGCGGTGATGGGCCGCGGCGCCTGGTGCGTCTGGCCGCTCCCGTCCACGAGTTGAACCCCGATGCGCGTTGCGTTGTCCGACTTCACCTTCATCCGGACGGCCGCCACGTCTTTGACATCCAGTTCGCGGAGGTTCTTGACGGCTGCCACGTAGGCACCGCCCTTGGTGAAGTCGCCAGCGAGCTTGAGGCACGACTGGCCCGCGGCAGGTTGGTCCTTGACGACGGTGAACGAGCCCTTGGCACCCGGGAACTCTTCCCCGCGGGTGAACCGCCAATCGTGTTCGCCGTCCAAGACTTCGTCCAGGCGGACGACTGTGGTGACTTCGGCCCCGGGCACTTCTTTCGGGCGCGGGAGGATGGCAATGTCGTTGAGCCAGAGGGTGCGGACCTTGGTCGGCCCGTTGTTGCCCAGCAGGAGGTAGAGCCCGGTCGCGGGCCCGTGCCACTGACCGTCCTTGGCTCCGCCCCAGTATTCGTACTTCGAGACCATGGTGATCGCGTCGGCTTGCCCGCGGCGGGCGAAGAAGCGTTCGAGCGGGAGAACGACCCGCTGCCAGTCGTCCTTCGCTTCGAGCTTTAAATTGATCTGGTGCGTCTGGCCGCTGGCGTCGTTCAAGCGGACCGTGAATTGCTCCCCGCCCGAACTGCGGACCCAAAACGACAATTCGCGGACGTCAATGTTGTCGATCTTGCGGCCGGCCTGGACGTAGTTGCCGCCCTTGGTGAAATCGCCGACGAGCTTGAGGCTGTCCCGCCCGGCCAATTTTGCCGCCGGGGC
This is a stretch of genomic DNA from Fimbriiglobus ruber. It encodes these proteins:
- a CDS encoding MFS transporter, with the translated sequence MSIILLLAAVNFTHIVDFVIIMPLGDRLMRELDISPSQFSWIVSTYGIAACVASILASSIVDRFDRKTVLLTSYAGFCVSTLLCGLSPNYVMVVAEAIRSLDASNLLNGRAPNYELLLVARGLAGMFGGLAAGAIMAVIGDTFAPERRGRATGAIMSAFAVASIFGLPIGLILANEYGRGAPFITLAVAGAAVWFLVWFRLPSMRGHMAGGYPRPTREFLLVALNPNHVKAFACTLAMVLGTFTIIPFLAPYMTANAGRRESDLPYIYGVAGVCTLVSMNVIGWLADRIGKPPVFYAMASMSVVMTLVVTNLPPVPLYGAIVVASLFMVSASGRMVPAQATIIGCAKPHERGAFVSQNTAVQHFATGLAPLISGLIMGHGEDKSLTGYPIVGLVAACFGIASLALFSLLKPAPGPQSVSQTPSAAEGEQTKSAQTDGGSTKSGPTEGTQTVEAEPVAAA